In the Desulfovibrio legallii genome, one interval contains:
- a CDS encoding type II toxin-antitoxin system RelE/ParE family toxin, whose translation MGIIHYTTEDGTDPYQKWVDALRDNRARIAVLRRIDRAAMGNFGDHKACRDGVSEMRIDVGQGYRVYYFQHGQTLVVLLCGGDKRTQDADISKAVAYRADFLRRMKEELQ comes from the coding sequence GTGGGAATTATTCACTACACCACTGAAGACGGCACAGACCCATATCAAAAATGGGTAGATGCTCTGCGTGATAATCGCGCCAGGATTGCCGTTCTGCGGCGGATTGACCGGGCGGCAATGGGTAACTTCGGCGACCACAAGGCTTGCCGGGATGGTGTTTCCGAGATGCGCATTGATGTCGGGCAGGGGTATCGTGTGTACTATTTCCAACATGGACAAACGCTGGTCGTGCTGCTGTGTGGCGGCGACAAGCGCACCCAGGACGCGGATATCAGCAAGGCCGTTGCCTACAGGGCCGATTTCCTGCGCCGGATGAAGGAGGAATTACAATGA
- a CDS encoding addiction module antidote protein, producing the protein MSKPYISHEEATIESFKKDPNYAAEYLNAVLEDGDQEELMLALRRIAAAFGMKGVAETAQLNPKTLYRTLSPAGNPELRSFQAILGAMGMRLAVTPLTREQHQ; encoded by the coding sequence ATGAGTAAGCCGTATATTTCCCATGAAGAAGCTACTATCGAGAGCTTCAAGAAAGACCCGAACTATGCCGCCGAATACCTCAACGCCGTGCTTGAGGACGGCGATCAGGAAGAGCTTATGCTCGCCCTGCGCCGTATTGCTGCCGCCTTCGGCATGAAAGGCGTGGCGGAAACCGCGCAGCTTAACCCCAAGACGCTGTACCGCACGCTCTCGCCCGCCGGAAACCCCGAACTGCGCAGCTTTCAGGCCATTCTCGGCGCAATGGGCATGCGCCTTGCGGTAACGCCCCTGACGCGGGAACAGCATCAGTAA
- a CDS encoding CopG family ribbon-helix-helix protein → MPAQIQATPISIRLPADLKARVQGLAAARQRSTNALVVQAVAAFVEREEKREALRQECIAAHEHYQQTGLHVTQAEVKDWIAQLRQGKQVDAPKCHI, encoded by the coding sequence ATGCCAGCACAAATTCAAGCCACCCCCATAAGCATACGACTCCCCGCCGACCTCAAAGCGCGGGTGCAGGGCCTTGCCGCAGCAAGGCAGCGTTCTACCAACGCTCTTGTGGTGCAGGCTGTTGCGGCCTTTGTGGAGCGGGAAGAAAAGCGGGAAGCCCTTCGTCAGGAGTGTATCGCCGCTCATGAGCATTACCAGCAGACGGGCCTGCACGTCACCCAGGCGGAAGTGAAAGACTGGATTGCCCAGCTCCGCCAAGGTAAGCAGGTGGATGCTCCCAAATGTCATATATAG
- a CDS encoding type II toxin-antitoxin system RelE/ParE family toxin encodes MSYIVRWSDNALASLVRVHAFWAKSDPQAAQKALDAIEAGTAVLEQFPHAGRPTDDLEPEHRELLIPFGASGYAVFYEVGEGYALILSLKHQREAGY; translated from the coding sequence ATGTCATATATAGTGCGCTGGTCGGACAACGCGTTGGCTTCACTCGTGCGGGTGCATGCTTTTTGGGCGAAAAGTGACCCGCAGGCAGCGCAGAAGGCCTTGGACGCCATAGAGGCGGGTACGGCCGTGTTGGAGCAATTCCCCCATGCCGGACGGCCTACTGACGATTTGGAGCCTGAACACCGGGAGCTGTTGATTCCTTTTGGCGCCTCTGGCTACGCCGTGTTCTATGAAGTGGGGGAAGGATATGCGCTTATCCTTTCCCTCAAGCATCAACGCGAAGCAGGGTATTGA
- a CDS encoding ribonuclease J: MHDPYLTITPLGGLGEIGLNCQLWETPGGVVMVDCGLMFPDDAHLGVDVVIPHFGAVSAIKDKLLGIVLTHGHEDHIGALPWLVPELKGTRIYGSPFTLALVEHKLREREILDWVELCPVNAKTVLPLGDLTFHFFPVCHSIPEGFGLGVETPVGRVVHSGDFKIDPHPLSGSGTDLRLFRNFAGPKGARLLLSDSTNAMREGRSLTEREVKDSLDNIFATAKGRIVITLFSSHIQRIQEVFDLARAHGRTVVISGKSLANNIEMARDLGIAKLPPAFFNAHNGVPDLPDDQIVLVVTGAQGEPLSALSRMVLGGHRQLDIRKGDTVVMSSRMIPGNAKAISKLINEMYRMGAEVLYESVHAIHASGHAQRDELREMFAAVRPQLFIPIHGEYQHLVKHGRLAAECGVQQENVVLLEDGQPITLRPEGFQLENRVPVECTLVDGKGVGDVGYAVLKERRILGDEGMVIVVLVVDSETGSILHGPEMISKGFVFEQHYSHLLEDAKCLVLDEIEAARPGQLSRLQENIRSSLRRFFRRVLERDPIVVPVISEV; this comes from the coding sequence ATGCACGATCCTTACCTTACCATCACCCCCCTGGGAGGCCTGGGGGAAATCGGCCTGAACTGCCAGCTCTGGGAAACCCCCGGCGGCGTCGTTATGGTGGATTGCGGCCTTATGTTCCCCGACGACGCCCACCTGGGCGTGGACGTGGTTATCCCCCACTTCGGCGCGGTGAGCGCCATCAAAGACAAACTGCTGGGCATTGTGCTGACCCACGGGCACGAAGACCACATCGGCGCGCTGCCCTGGCTGGTGCCGGAGCTTAAAGGCACCCGCATCTACGGCTCGCCCTTTACCCTGGCCCTGGTGGAACACAAACTGCGCGAACGCGAAATACTGGACTGGGTGGAGCTTTGCCCGGTCAACGCCAAAACCGTGCTGCCCCTGGGGGATCTGACCTTCCACTTCTTCCCCGTCTGCCACTCCATACCCGAAGGCTTCGGCCTGGGCGTGGAAACCCCCGTGGGCCGCGTGGTGCACAGCGGCGACTTTAAAATCGACCCCCACCCCTTAAGCGGCAGCGGCACGGATCTGCGCCTTTTTCGCAATTTTGCCGGGCCCAAGGGCGCGCGCCTGCTGCTCTCTGACTCCACCAACGCCATGCGCGAGGGGCGCTCCCTTACCGAGCGCGAGGTCAAAGACTCGCTGGATAACATCTTTGCTACGGCCAAAGGCCGCATTGTCATCACCCTGTTCTCCAGCCACATTCAGCGCATTCAGGAAGTTTTTGACCTGGCCCGCGCCCACGGCCGCACCGTGGTCATCAGCGGCAAATCCCTGGCCAACAACATCGAAATGGCCCGCGACCTCGGCATCGCCAAGCTGCCCCCAGCCTTCTTCAACGCCCACAACGGCGTGCCCGACCTGCCGGACGATCAGATCGTGCTGGTGGTCACCGGCGCGCAGGGCGAGCCGCTCTCCGCGCTCTCCCGCATGGTGCTGGGCGGCCACCGCCAGCTCGATATCCGCAAGGGCGATACCGTGGTCATGAGCTCGCGCATGATACCTGGCAACGCCAAGGCCATCTCCAAGCTCATCAATGAAATGTACCGCATGGGCGCGGAAGTGCTCTACGAAAGCGTGCACGCCATCCACGCCTCCGGGCACGCCCAGCGCGACGAACTGCGCGAAATGTTCGCCGCCGTGCGTCCGCAGCTCTTCATCCCCATCCACGGCGAATACCAGCACCTGGTCAAGCACGGCCGCCTGGCCGCAGAGTGCGGCGTGCAGCAGGAGAATGTGGTGCTGCTTGAAGACGGCCAGCCCATCACCCTTCGCCCCGAAGGCTTCCAGCTTGAAAACCGCGTGCCCGTGGAGTGTACCCTGGTGGACGGCAAGGGCGTGGGCGACGTGGGCTACGCCGTGCTCAAAGAACGCCGCATTCTCGGCGACGAAGGCATGGTCATTGTGGTGCTGGTGGTGGATTCCGAAACCGGCAGCATCCTGCACGGGCCGGAAATGATCTCTAAAGGCTTTGTTTTTGAACAGCACTACAGCCACCTGCTGGAAGACGCCAAGTGCCTGGTGCTGGACGAAATAGAAGCCGCCCGCCCAGGGCAGCTCAGCCGCCTGCAGGAAAACATCCGCTCCTCTCTGCGGCGCTTTTTCCGCCGCGTGCTGGAGCGCGACCCCATTGTGGTGCCCGTGATCAGCGAAGTGTAG
- a CDS encoding TolC family protein, whose amino-acid sequence MPEKNLPPTPCRRAWPLRLAARAFARLLPPLGLLALLGLGGPAATAGAQTETTAGAQAGPENAPDRSLAIPVGRTAAVPLYSGGRSLAAEKPHTRPMRALSMREAVERALQQNPSLGSQEAQSKSSEETRKSARGAFGPKLGMSYTATRTDKDYSPSYTVTQAPKQGVYTWGIEVSQPVFTGFKLLADYQKAALQAESDKASLRSAELTMTEEVQTQFLNYLRYEESVRSSSDALARLRDQLRITQAFYDVGLRPRLDVLQAEVDVRKAENTLIQDENNRDTSLAKLNTLLGLPAQAATRYTGNLNHVPFTRSLEQCLEAAYRQRPDLYIAAKSVAIAGKNRQAAQSAYYPQVEAYYNVAQTGNTMDLQRVGDQGYRGTAWELGAKATWDIFQWGTTYYADQSAGWLVTKVRYEEENLKLNVGYDIKSKLLAVREAEKRIAVAETAVEQATEAYNVALARYQEQVGTNFDVLDASSNLTAAQASLTSAKADYLTALAQIYVAMGEFRPDLARR is encoded by the coding sequence ATGCCTGAAAAAAACCTGCCGCCCACCCCCTGCCGCCGCGCCTGGCCCCTGCGCCTTGCGGCGCGCGCCTTTGCGCGCCTGCTGCCGCCCCTGGGCCTGCTGGCGCTGCTGGGCCTGGGGGGCCCGGCTGCAACCGCGGGCGCGCAGACAGAAACAACCGCGGGCGCACAAGCCGGCCCGGAGAACGCCCCCGACCGCAGCCTGGCCATCCCGGTGGGGCGCACGGCGGCCGTGCCCCTGTATTCCGGCGGGCGCAGCCTGGCCGCAGAAAAACCCCACACCCGGCCCATGCGCGCCCTGAGCATGCGCGAAGCCGTGGAGCGCGCCCTGCAGCAGAACCCCAGCCTGGGCTCCCAGGAAGCGCAGAGCAAATCCAGCGAAGAAACCCGCAAATCCGCCCGCGGGGCCTTTGGCCCCAAGCTGGGCATGAGCTATACCGCCACCAGAACGGACAAAGATTATTCCCCCTCTTATACCGTTACGCAGGCCCCCAAACAGGGCGTCTACACCTGGGGGATAGAGGTATCCCAACCCGTTTTTACCGGCTTTAAGCTGCTGGCCGATTATCAGAAAGCCGCCCTGCAGGCCGAAAGCGACAAGGCCAGCCTGCGCAGCGCGGAACTGACCATGACCGAAGAGGTGCAGACCCAGTTTCTGAACTATCTGCGCTATGAAGAAAGCGTGCGCAGCTCAAGCGACGCCCTGGCCCGCCTGCGCGACCAGCTGCGCATTACCCAGGCCTTTTACGACGTGGGCCTGCGCCCCCGCCTGGACGTGCTGCAGGCCGAAGTGGACGTGCGCAAGGCCGAAAACACCCTGATTCAGGACGAAAACAACCGCGACACCAGCCTGGCCAAGCTCAATACCCTGCTGGGCCTGCCCGCCCAGGCCGCCACCCGCTATACCGGCAACCTCAACCATGTGCCCTTTACCCGCAGCCTGGAGCAGTGCCTGGAGGCCGCCTACCGCCAGCGGCCGGACCTGTATATTGCCGCCAAATCCGTGGCCATTGCCGGCAAAAACCGCCAGGCCGCGCAGAGCGCCTACTACCCGCAGGTGGAGGCCTATTACAACGTGGCCCAAACCGGCAACACCATGGACCTGCAGCGCGTGGGCGACCAGGGCTACCGCGGCACCGCCTGGGAGCTGGGGGCCAAAGCCACCTGGGACATTTTTCAGTGGGGCACCACCTATTACGCCGACCAGAGCGCCGGCTGGCTGGTGACCAAGGTGCGCTACGAAGAAGAAAATCTGAAACTGAACGTGGGCTACGACATCAAATCCAAACTGCTGGCCGTGCGCGAAGCGGAAAAACGCATTGCCGTGGCCGAAACCGCCGTGGAACAGGCCACGGAAGCCTATAACGTGGCCCTGGCCCGCTATCAGGAACAGGTGGGCACCAACTTTGACGTGCTGGACGCCTCTTCCAACCTCACGGCGGCGCAAGCCTCGCTGACCAGCGCCAAGGCCGACTACCTTACCGCCCTGGCCCAGATCTATGTGGCCATGGGCGAGTTCCGGCCCGACCTGGCCCGGCGCTGA